Proteins co-encoded in one endosymbiont 'TC1' of Trimyema compressum genomic window:
- a CDS encoding site-2 protease family protein, giving the protein MLFGMDPLSLLYIIPAILIGLTFHEIAHGYTAYLLGDKTAKEQGRLSLNPLKHIDPIGFISMILVGFGWAKPVMMNPYNFKNYKDGIALTAVAGPLANFVMAIIGLLLFKLVYIFPVPGVIITFLTVFIQINFMLAAFNILPLPVLDGFKVIMRLFPDSIYDKAFAFERRYGIIILLILILTRVLSFIWTPVFNFLVIVGSKITFTSDAVMQMFLR; this is encoded by the coding sequence ATGTTATTTGGAATGGATCCACTTTCCTTACTTTATATTATTCCAGCTATTTTAATAGGTTTAACATTTCATGAAATAGCTCATGGCTATACAGCTTATTTGTTAGGGGATAAAACAGCAAAAGAACAAGGGCGCCTTTCTTTAAATCCTTTAAAACACATTGATCCTATAGGCTTTATATCGATGATTCTTGTTGGATTTGGTTGGGCTAAGCCTGTAATGATGAATCCTTATAATTTTAAAAACTATAAAGATGGTATTGCATTAACAGCTGTAGCAGGCCCTTTAGCAAATTTTGTAATGGCTATAATTGGTTTATTGCTTTTTAAGCTTGTCTATATATTTCCAGTCCCTGGCGTAATTATTACATTTTTAACAGTATTTATTCAGATTAATTTTATGTTGGCTGCTTTTAATATTCTGCCACTGCCAGTATTAGACGGCTTTAAGGTTATTATGCGATTATTTCCAGACTCGATTTATGATAAGGCTTTTGCTTTTGAAAGAAGATATGGCATTATCATCTTATTAATTTTAATATTAACAAGAGTTTTATCTTTTATTTGGACTCCTGTTTTTAATTTTTTAGTAATAGTAGGATCTAAAATTACATTTACATCAGATGCAGTCATGCAAATGTTTTTAAGATAG
- the trpS gene encoding tryptophan--tRNA ligase produces MKETILSGMRPTGTLHIGHLSVLNNWVSLQAEYKCYFFAADYHALTTGYENTADLQENIKNMVIDWMAVGIDPEKSTLFVQSKVQAHAEIFLLLSMLTPLSWLERCPTYKAQIEQFKVNQGKDITTYGFLGYPVLQAGDILLYNANRVPVGKDQLPHVEMTREIARRFNHIYNKKIFVEPEGKLSEIPLIVGTDGRKMSKSYHNQINIMSDEKELNKKVRSMITDPSRIHKTDPGNPDVCTVFNYQKIYNAPIIEKLESNCRKGTIGCMDCKKKLISALDILLSPFREKRAEILKKPSYVEDVLREGQIQASKQADETLNAVKSVMNMA; encoded by the coding sequence ATGAAAGAAACAATTTTAAGTGGTATGCGCCCAACAGGAACCCTTCATATAGGGCATTTAAGTGTTTTGAATAACTGGGTGTCACTGCAAGCAGAATATAAATGTTATTTCTTTGCTGCAGATTATCATGCTCTAACAACAGGGTATGAGAATACTGCTGATTTACAAGAGAATATAAAAAATATGGTTATCGATTGGATGGCAGTAGGTATTGATCCTGAAAAAAGCACTCTTTTTGTGCAATCTAAGGTACAAGCGCATGCTGAAATATTTTTACTTCTTTCGATGCTTACGCCATTGTCTTGGCTAGAGAGATGTCCAACTTATAAGGCTCAAATTGAGCAATTTAAGGTAAACCAAGGTAAGGATATAACAACCTACGGATTTTTAGGTTATCCAGTACTCCAAGCTGGTGATATTCTTTTATATAATGCTAATCGAGTTCCTGTTGGTAAAGATCAGTTGCCTCATGTAGAGATGACAAGAGAAATAGCCAGACGTTTCAATCATATTTATAATAAAAAGATTTTTGTGGAACCTGAAGGTAAGCTTTCAGAAATTCCTTTAATTGTAGGTACTGATGGAAGGAAAATGTCTAAAAGTTATCATAATCAAATTAATATAATGAGCGATGAAAAAGAGCTGAATAAAAAAGTGAGAAGTATGATTACTGATCCAAGTAGAATCCATAAAACAGATCCAGGAAATCCTGATGTCTGTACAGTCTTTAACTATCAAAAAATATATAATGCGCCAATTATTGAGAAACTAGAATCTAATTGCCGAAAAGGCACTATTGGCTGTATGGATTGTAAAAAGAAGCTTATTAGTGCTTTAGATATTTTACTTTCTCCATTTAGAGAAAAAAGAGCAGAAATTCTTAAAAAACCAAGTTATGTAGAGGATGTTTTAAGAGAAGGACAGAT